A region of the Campylobacter subantarcticus LMG 24377 genome:
TTTAGTGGAATTGAAATTTGGGATGTAAGTAATGTTACAGATATGAGCTCTATGTTTGAAGGTTGTGAAAACTTTAATGGAGATCTAAGCAAATGGAATATTTCAAATGTTACTAAATACATATGAAATTTCTATACTTACGAAATTTGCCAAAAACTTAAATAAAAAGAACATATTAGCAAATAAATAATCCTAACATCGCAAAAATACGATTTAGGAAAAATACAAGTAATTATAGATGATAAAGGTTTGAGAGTAAAAGGAGGTGATTTAAGAGCGGATTAAAAGCAATTTTCTTAAATTAAAACTAAAATTACAAAAAACTAAAGGAAAAACAATGAAAACATTAGAAGATATCAAAGCTATGAGTTTTGAAGAAAAAATGCAAATTCAAAAACAATTATTTGATTTTATTAGTAATAATGACTTGGAAAATGTTAAAAATCTTTTAAAAGATTATCCCATAAAAGAAAGCTTTTATGAGGCACATTTTACATACCATCATAATAATGAAGATTACGAGCTATCTTTATTTGATCCAGCAGCGAGCTTGCTGAAAGCTGCATATGCTTGCGAAGAAAATAATAATGATTTTTCTATTTTAGATTATTTATTTGATGAGTATGGATTAAGTTTAAAAGATCCTAAATATAATTTTGCTTTTCCCGACATGAAATACATCAAAGAAGCTAATGAAAAATACATCTTAATGAAAAAAGTAGAAGAAAACAGCATTATTTATCAAAAAGCTCTAATCTACGCATATATACTAGGCACTAAAAACCCAAATTCTCAAATCATACAATATCTAGTCAATCGTGGAGCTAAATTTGAAGTGCATAAAGATGGCTTTGGTTGGACTCCTATGCATTTTTGGGTTATGCAGAATAATTATGAATTATTAGAACTAGCTATTAAAGGAGGAGCTAATGTGGATATACAAACCCGACTTATTCAAGAGAGTGAATACAATGAAACCCTTTTATTTGAAGCTGTAAAAGAACCTGAAACTTATAGGGTTACAAAACTTTTAATCGAACTAGGAGCTAATGTGAATTTTGCTACCCCAAGAACTCCTTTAGATGATGCAAGAGGATCTAGAAATAAAAAACTTTTAAAAGATGCAGGAGCAATGACTTCAGAGCAAATCAGAAAAAAATATAATTTACCAGCATATGATTCTTCTCATTGTGAAATTGATGGAAAAACTGACTTTGATTTATTGGGTAAATATCGTGATGAATGCTCTAAACTTTTAAACGATGCTATAAAAAAAGCCAAGGAGAATGAGTAGAGTGATAAAAATTAACTTTACCGATGTCAATTTTCATATCAAAGAATTTCAAAAGGTTTATATACTAGAAAATTGCAAATTGTATTTTTACAGTCCTTTTCATTTGCAAACAGAAGATAAAAACAATGGAAAAAAATTTGAAGATAAAAATGGAACAATTCATCAAGAAAAAGAAATTGAAAAAATAAATTCCCAAGATCAATCAAACGAAAAAGCTGATATCACAAAAGAACAAGCAAAAGATTATGCACAAAAAATCGATAAAGAGATAAACAAACTTGATGAAAATAATTTTGCTTCAAATATACAAACACAAAGCATAGAAAAGCGACAAGATAAATTTAAAGACTATGATATCTTTTATGATGTTTATACAAGTAAAGATAATGATATCAAAAGCTTAAATGAAGAGTTAAAATATAACGATGGCTTTGAAGTAAAAGATGGTATAGCTACAGTTAAAGCAGATTTTTTTGATAAATGCTTTGAAGAAAAAAAATATATTTTAATACCAAGATTAGTATCTTTAGAAAAAAATGAAACATTACACTTTGATCCTGCGCCTTTAGAAGATAAGGGCTTTGTAGTGACTGATTTTAGAAAAGGGAAAAAAGATGAAAAAAATATAGATTTAAGCTTTCAAAGAAGTATAGCTAAAATAAAAAATCCTAATTTAACTTTGCAAAGCCCTAAAGAATTCCTACAAGTTTTAAATGACAATAGAGATTTTACAGAAGATGATAAAAAAGAGCAAGCACAAGCTATCCAAGAAGCTTGCGCAAAAAAAGCAGATGAAATGACTAAAATCTTGCTTAAAGATGATGAAAGTTTAAAAGATATTATTACAGATAAGCAAGAATTAAAGAAGAAAATAAGTGAATTACAAAAAGAACCCAAAACAAATGAAAAACTAAGCCTACTAGGCAGGCTTGAATTTTTACAAAGAAATCAAGATAAAGCTGAAAAACATAAAGACATGATTGATCAACTTCAAAACCCTCAACAAGCTAGTGATGATAAAAAAGATGATGCTGATGATGATTTTTCAGATAGTAGAACAAACAGCACCACTCCAAACCAAGAAGAACAAAAAAATAAAACCATCAATTCAAAAGATATAGGAGATGCAGGAGAATATGCTGCTTCTATGCTTTTTACTAAAAGATCAACTAGGTATTTATCTAATAGAAGAAAACTAGATGCTAATTTTAATACTAAAGGTTTTAATCACACCATACCTGATTTTTTAGTAACGCTAAATGATTACCCTACTTTAGTAGAGGTTAAAAATGTCAAAGATCAAGCTTTAACAGAACAAATAAGCTTTGAATTAAAACTTGCTAGAGAATATGAGCTTGATTATTTATTTTTATGCAATCATTACACAAAATTAATAGATAATATAACTAATCTAGAGATATTTAATAAAGGCGATGAAGATCACAAAGGATCAAGAAGTGGTTTTATCTACCACAGACATGCTCACAGAAGCATAAAGACAATATTTAAAGAAATGTATCTACACCATATCAAAGGAGCAACACCTAATAAAATCATGATAAAAAGATTAAATTTAAATGATCCTGCTAATATAGAAGAAGAATTAAACAAAAACAAACAAATACAAAAAAACTAAAGGAAAAACA
Encoded here:
- a CDS encoding putative toxin; protein product: MSRVIKINFTDVNFHIKEFQKVYILENCKLYFYSPFHLQTEDKNNGKKFEDKNGTIHQEKEIEKINSQDQSNEKADITKEQAKDYAQKIDKEINKLDENNFASNIQTQSIEKRQDKFKDYDIFYDVYTSKDNDIKSLNEELKYNDGFEVKDGIATVKADFFDKCFEEKKYILIPRLVSLEKNETLHFDPAPLEDKGFVVTDFRKGKKDEKNIDLSFQRSIAKIKNPNLTLQSPKEFLQVLNDNRDFTEDDKKEQAQAIQEACAKKADEMTKILLKDDESLKDIITDKQELKKKISELQKEPKTNEKLSLLGRLEFLQRNQDKAEKHKDMIDQLQNPQQASDDKKDDADDDFSDSRTNSTTPNQEEQKNKTINSKDIGDAGEYAASMLFTKRSTRYLSNRRKLDANFNTKGFNHTIPDFLVTLNDYPTLVEVKNVKDQALTEQISFELKLAREYELDYLFLCNHYTKLIDNITNLEIFNKGDEDHKGSRSGFIYHRHAHRSIKTIFKEMYLHHIKGATPNKIMIKRLNLNDPANIEEELNKNKQIQKN
- a CDS encoding ankyrin repeat domain-containing protein encodes the protein MKTLEDIKAMSFEEKMQIQKQLFDFISNNDLENVKNLLKDYPIKESFYEAHFTYHHNNEDYELSLFDPAASLLKAAYACEENNNDFSILDYLFDEYGLSLKDPKYNFAFPDMKYIKEANEKYILMKKVEENSIIYQKALIYAYILGTKNPNSQIIQYLVNRGAKFEVHKDGFGWTPMHFWVMQNNYELLELAIKGGANVDIQTRLIQESEYNETLLFEAVKEPETYRVTKLLIELGANVNFATPRTPLDDARGSRNKKLLKDAGAMTSEQIRKKYNLPAYDSSHCEIDGKTDFDLLGKYRDECSKLLNDAIKKAKENE